The genomic segment TCTTAGCTAGTTTCTTAGGTTCTAATTCATTTGTTCAGAAGCAGGTTATTGAGCTATTCAGAAATTACTTTTCAGCAATTCTGTTTGTTTGGTTTTCTGGCTTCTGACAGTAAAAAAATcagaagcagaagctcaaacaaacttGCTCTAACTTCCACTACcagtattttctttttcttttatcagGTGAAAAATACACgtaagagtaaatttcaaaaacctataactattttaacacatgttaaaaactacaacttctagtgcttattttaaaaacctacagctattttgatacatattgaaaaactacaactttctcacAATGGACTCACTTGTCATCTTCTATGGCATGCAACCGTGCACCCACCTATCATCTTCTATATTATATAACCGTGGACTCACCTGTTGTCAGAGAATGACAGATAAGTCCATCattaaaagttataatttttacaaatatgTGTCAAAACAACGGTATGATTTTTAAATAAACACtagaaattatagttttttataatatatattaaaatagtcatatgtttttaaattttactCTTGAGGAATGTGATATGCTTTTCTAACGTAGgaaattttcttgtttcctGTCAAATTCGAGATATCTCCGATATAATTCATGCATTCTAAGCAGGGTCACGCGAACAAAATCACACGAGCGTCGGGTGCCAGGTTTGCTCCACTACTTTGTAAACCGAAACCAGAGACAATTAATCGTCACAAGCTAGCAATGCACAAATTACTTTTGAAAAAGTATGTTTTTTTGGTTGAGAAAGTGCAATGGTTCATGTACATGTTTGTTCTTTCTACCTTTCTTTCTGTTAGTGTCGTTTTCAGCTtgtagtttcttttttttttttaaacactaTTACAACGTGTAAACATATGCACATACTCGTAACACCAATCCATACATTTACATAacgtttaaaaaaaattagagatacAAAACTGAAAGATTAATAAAGTTATCACATACCCTCGCAATCGACATTCAACGGATATATTATCTATCActctaaaaaatttagatataAAAAGTAAATTTAAGATTTAATCTCCTACGAGTAAGATGTACAATTTTCAGTCTTAGTTCAACGTACACGTCGCTCGGAGCCCTCATgattagcagctgcatacctcCTGCGAGATCAGATCACACGTTGTGGTGCCTTCGACGAGAGCATCAACACAGAGCAAATTAATTCCTCGTAGAATCACCTCTTTGAGACCTGTTGTCTGAGAGGAATTAATCTGCTCTCTTCATAATTCTTTTGCCATTTTTTTACTCAGACTCCAGAAAAACTTCTCGCATGTCACACATATTATTTGGAAACTTTATCCGACGTGGCACACCATTTATCCGGGACCTTCCATTTTGGTCTTTACCAAAAAAaacatttgagaaaaatagGAAATGAGTTATCCGACGTGGCAGGCCATCCTCTCGTGTTGCCTACCATGGACGCATACGCTTCACTCCTGTCCTCCGTCTGCAACTCTGAAACTCCTCCCAGCGCACATCCACCCGCTATAATAAAACCTCCAAATCCGCCTCGCGTGCCCCGTCGTCCTCTTCGTCGCCGGCGGAGCCGCCACCACTGAACCACTGCTCGCCGGTGAATAAGAAGGGGCTTGGCGGCGAGCACTTCCCGCCTCACCTCCCGTTCCGCCTGCCTGTTCCCCGTGATTGGAACAGCCATGGCGATCCCTCTCGTGCTCGTCGTGCTCCCCAtcggcctcctcttcctcctgtcTGGTCTCATCGTCAACACCATCCAGGTAGCCTCCCCACCGAGCCTCAGCTCggtttgttttcctttttgggCGGCCGGGGGTGATCTGATGCAGTTGTCGAGCAAAAGATTTGATTTTTCCCCCCTCGAAGACAAGCTGCAAACATTTTTGTTGGATATCTGAATGGTAGTTGCGCGCTGTAGGTTAATTTTAGCTGGTGCGTATTTTACCGAAAGATTTGATCTTTTTAGACACATATTGTTACGCCTGTCCTCTGGGATTTCTTTTGTCCCGGGAATTCCAAACATATTTTGCTATGTGTCTGTTAGATGAAAATGCTCATATGGATTTGTTGATTTTTGTGGTAAAAATAtcgtttttttaaataattcaGAGCTTTCCTCTAAGTACGGTTAAGAAATGGTACCTATACTCCAAATCGCAAATTATTGTCGGAATGATCAAAACTTGATGCTTTTGATCTGTTAATGACATGAAAATTATTATCGCTTTTGTAAATAATTCAGAGCTTAACATTTCTTGTTTCATTCCTTTGTGCGTGAAAATTTTCAGGCCATCCTATTTGTGACAATAAGGCCCTTCTCGAAGAGCTTCTACCGGCGGATCAACGTATTCTTGGCCGAGCTGCTGTGGCTTCAGCTGGTCTGGGTTGTGGACTGGTGGGCAGGCGTTAAGGTATGCAGATGTGATCAGCAGCAGAGCAgaattttgtttctcattgcaTTTCTAGATTTCCTTGTAACTTGTTCTGCTACAACATGAAAAGTTAAAACGcatttttctagatttacttGTAACTTGTTCTGCTGCAACATTTATTGTACGTGTCATGTGGTGCGTTTTGGAAATGTTGTCGAGTGGAAATAGATATCATTAATGAACAAGATGAGCAGAACAGCTATTTTCAGTAACGCACCCTAACAGAATCTGGCAGGTGGATATGTCAAAATCAAATAAAGTAGGCGAAGCAGTTTCAAGAACTTAGCTCCTACACGTCATTAGGGGCATTGATAGAGATAGGCATCTTGTGTTGGCTAATGTAGAGTCCGACGTGTTCAAAGATTCTACTGGGTAGACTAGCATGAAGTTGACACATTATTCAATTATGTAATGTTGCCTTTTGATGAGCTTTCATTGCATATGCTCTAAGAATGGAAAGTTGTTCAAATTTGTGCATGAACTGGTAAGTGCCATTGCTGTTGGGGCTGTGTCTGAAACTAAAAGGGAAGATAGTTAACTTTTTTTCTGCAGCATTGTTGCAGCAAAATTAGACTAACCATAGTTATCAAGGTGTCGCTATATCGTCGCAATATCGACGATATAGTGGCGTGGTGGTGAACTTGACCTCGCCACGGTGACACCACGGTGCCGGCGTGTATGGCGTGGTGGTGAACGCGCTCCTCGCTGCCCGCCGCCTGTGCTCCTCGCTGTCTGCCGCCCGTTCTCAGATCAAGCTCAGGAGAGAGAGAAGCTGTCCCATTTGTTTGTGCTCGAATGGGGTGAGGTAGGGTTTGGGACTGAACAGGCCAAGTTGGGCTGCTTTCATGGTGGACGGTTGGGCTGCTTCCCGAGCTCTTATTTCATGGTGATCTTCTGTGCATGCCTGTAGGCTACTATGCCAGCCCCTCAACTAAGTTGATATCTTGATCTCTCTCTTCTCAAATAAGTGCTGACTTCTCAGCCCACCTTGCTCTGGAGACTACTGAATAGTGCTCAGCTCAACTAAGTAGGTTGCCTTTCGTGCTCACCTTGCAGAGTAGAGAGAAGCATAGCAGCAGTATAGTGTTCTGTACTTCGGTTTAGTACTTTAGTGTTCTGTTAACAGTTTAGCACAGCACACAGCAGTATAGCACTAGGCCACATTGCTATTTTGATTTCCTAATATCCTAGAGTATAACTTTggagctacatttacattgccaatataatttcataatatcctagactataaCGTGTGTATTTGCCATGCCGATGTGTGTATAGCGTCGTCACGCCTCACGCCATAGGTGttgtaaagttgtgaaggtggtgggtcgccGTGCCTCGCCACGCTGCCATAACAACTATGATACTAACTATGATCTATTAAATTTTGATGACTAACATTTACATAAATTGTTCAGTGTACAACAATTGAAATGCCAATGGAGccttttttctctctacctTTTGATCGGTAAATCTGAATGAACATACTTCTTAAATGCTGCTTACAAAGCAATCAATGTTGTTTTTCTCTTGAGCCCAATATAACTTCAGCTCACGTTCTGCAGGTACAACTGCATGCTGATGAGGAAACTTACCGATCAATGGGTAAGGAGCcaattttttagattttcttacaaaaattGCTGGTGCTTACATTTAACCGCCATTTTagcttaagaaaaaatatactttgattACAAGCTTATCTAAAGAAATTCTATAGGTAAAGAGTATGCACTCATCATATCAAATCATCGGAGCGATATTGATTGGCTTATTGGATGGATTTTGGCGCAGGTTGTTATCTATCATATTTTTGAACAGTAGTTAGAAACTTGTATCTTTTGCTGACAATACACTGCGGTCACATTTATCTGTCTAACTAAATCATACGAGTCATTTTTTCTTGCCATGTGTTCAGCGCTCGGGATGCCTTGGAAGTGCGCTTGCTGTGATGAAGAAATCATCAAAGTTCCTTCCAGTGAGTTAGCtcatatgtattttttctgTTAGATGTGATTTTACAATTTAGATTTTCACCAGCTAGTGCTGTTGATGTTAAATTGCATCCAAAAAGTTATTTTGTGACAAAAGTaagcaacataaaaaatatatttggatgTAGAAACTGCATGTTTAGTATAAAATTATGATAACATATTGCTTTGACATGTTATCACCATAACAACTGTGGTTGCAGTTGATGAATGGCTTTAAAGCAAAAATGATAGCAAAAATTGCTAGAAGATTTGTTATTCTTGCTATACAACTGTGCCAACTGCTTAGTGTATCAACTAAAGCCTGACTGAAATTGATAGTGCTTGAATTTTAAGTGGACTTAGAGTCTTATATGTTAGCTATTGAGTTCCAGTGTGTGTAATAACCGAGAAGCAAAGTGTTTCTACAAGCACTATTACCTATTCATGGAATGGCAGCTAGATCTGGAAGAAAAATGACAGAGCTATAAATTTCCATTATTAGGTTCAGTTATGCGGAAAATACCTGTCATTTATGTTTTAAGGCATTGGTGCACTAGTAGCCAATAAGCAAACATGCCAGCTTTCAGAATTCAGATCCCGCTTGAACACTTGGTGAAGCTTGAGTTCACTCTTATCATGTCTTCTATAGTAGATGGCACATGCTTTGATATCCTGTAAGATCTATTGATCACTTGTTGCAGGTTATTGGCTGGTCCATGTGGTTTGCAGAGTACCTCTTTTTGGAGAGGAGCTGGGCAAAGGATGAAAAGACGCTAAAAGTAACTCTCCGCCTTACCTGTACATGGAATTccagttttctttttttttcccaccTACACCTAGTAATCTTGTAAATTTGGAATATAGTGGGGCCTCCAAAGGTTGAACGACTTCCCTAGACCATTTTGGCTAGCCCTTTTTGTTGAGGGAACTCGCTTTACTCCAGCAAAGCTTCTTGCAGCCCAGGAGTATGCGGCTTCGCAGGGCTTGCCGGCCCCTAGAAATGTACTTATACCACGTACCAAGGTAATTCTCTATTCCCTCTCTGAAATTATTCTTACAAATGTCCAATATCTTTTCCCAAATATTACCTTCCGTTAAAGTCTGTATTGTACATAACAGATGTGAGATGTGTGATTCTGATTTTTTTAGTGTAACTTGGCATGCTCCCACAAACTGCATTGCTTATGACTAATTGAAGTCCTTTGTCTTAGTTCATTCACAGAATACATCCATTAAACATAGGGACAATTGCAAAGAAACCACTACTTCTGGTGTTATTGCAAGCTTGCCactagaaaattacaaaaatgccattaaactgtcattcgagtggcatccttgcaaaaaataaaaaaccagggaggtatttgcaaatgccccttAAACATATGTTCATGATGATTTAGATAGGCCCTGTAATTGTCGGCAGTTTGCTGCATGTTCTATGTGAATCACTGCATGCAGAACTAATAGCATATGTATTGGTTAAAAAAATTCCAGCTTTTTATATATACAAACTTAGGAAAAATGCATCTTTTTGTATATTGATCACATAGCTACAATCATAAAGCTAATCATGAGGTTCTAACATGACATTTCGGAGTAGCAATTATTGAGAATATATGCCTCTAGTACGTATAGTTATAAATAGTGAGTACTTGTTTCGATTTTATGGAATGTCTGAGTTGTCTGTTCATGACAGTTTTGAATAATAGTTATTGAGAAAGTTGTATCATGCATTTGCCTCTTTATGTATTTCCTAGTGtcattttaatatgttttgcaATAAAATTATGAATTGATACCTCTTGTGAAAAAATCCCAGGGATTCGTATCTGCCGTAAGTATCATGCGAGATTTTGTTCCAGCCATTTATGATACAACAGTAATAATTCCAAAAGATTCACCTCAACCAACAATGCTGCGGATTTTGAAAGGCCAATCATCAGTGGTAAGTTTGCTAACTTCATGAATATCTCAATGCAGACCAATATGGAAATAGTGTTGCATCAGCTAAGCACTGAAATGAGTTGATTATTTTTCAGTACTACTCAAGTGTCTTAAATAAAATTGGATAAATAGTCATAATAAAAGGCGTAGAATTTTCCATACCCAGTTACTGTGATTGAAACAGATTTACTATtccattctttttttctctaggTACATGTTCGCGTGAAACGCCATGCAATGAGTGAGATGCCAAAGTCAGATGAGGATGTTTCAAAATGGTGCAAAGACATCTTTGTAGCAAAGGTACTGAGCTATATGTAATTATTTTCAGATGTGTTCTAGTTTGATGTGGTTGCAATTTGAAAtgcttcatatttttttgaccaATTAATTCTTAAGTAAAACCATTTGTCCTCCTTTTTACTACAGGATGCCTTACTGGATAAGCATTTGGCGACAAGCACTTTCGATGAGGAGATTAGACAAATTGGTCGTCCAGTGAAATCATTGCTGGTAAAACCTCAATACAATTGCATGTTATACAAATATAATCTGCAATGGCATGATCACTGGCAGTGGCACCCTCAAAAGTTATAGACGATTATTGTCTTTGCCGTATAAGAAAAAGTTGGCCTTGGTGCCGTGGACAATTAGGTTTTGTGTAGAAGTGTTAGAAGCAGGGTTGAATGAGTGTCCTTTTGCTGGTGAGCCAGGTTACCTGAGTCAAGCGTCATGTAGAATCTTGATGCTATCAGTACATGGTCTATTGGTCTCGCATAAGCAAGCAAACGAAGTACTAGTATTAGGAATTGTTATGTAGAGTGAGCAGAAGAGAAGGTCGTGGGTTTACATCAGAATGACCACCGCAGGATTAGCTTCTGTCCCAGAGACCCAAACTCAATTGGCAGTTGTGGAAGACCGGGGGTGATCATATTTTGGGGTTGAAGACAGCAGGAGAGATGGTTGTGTTGTGTTGTGCGCATGTGCCATGTCTTAAGAACACTATTGGTAATAGGAGTACTGCCTTGTGCAAACCTTCGTGGTTGTTGCATTGTTGCAGATAACTCTTTTTTGGTACTTAAATAGTAAAATTAGTTAGTCATTTCACAGCTCGATAGTTTCTTTTTAGCCAAATGGACGTCTTTAACGCATTAGCATGTCCCTGGCAATTGATTTCCTATTTCTTCTCATGGAACAGGTGACCCTGTTTTGGTCATGCCTACTTTTATACGGTGCCATTGAGTTCTTCAAGTGGACTCAACTTTTATCGACGTGGAGAGGAGTAGGGTTCACTGCCGCTGGGATGGCGCTGGTGACCGGGATCATGCATGTATTCATCATGTTCTCTCAAGCAGAGCGGTCGAGCTCAGCCAGGGCGGCGCAGAACCGGATCAAGAAAGATTGATATCGGTGGTTATATTCTGGGGGCTGTCAATTGATTGCGTATCGATTCACATAGACAATTTGGGGTATTTTGTGGACTGGACATCCAACTTTATATGCTCATCAGGAAGTCTAGGAAATTTGGTGATGTGGCTCATTATGAGCAATATTCCTCTGTAATTCATGAAGGACATTTTAGAGAGTTGTTTTTTGACAGATGAAAAGTTCCAGTACATGAATTTCTTGGTACTTCTACTGGTGTGGATGTGTTTTGAAAAATCTTTGTGGTTGATTTTTTAGTTAAGGTGgcattttatgtattttttcaccTAATCTTTCTACATATTGGCAGGTACACTCCTTTTTATCTACCATTATCTCATACAAGGACTCGCATAAAACTGAACaaattcctttaaaaaaaagacaGATCAAATGTAGCTATGATCACAACCAATAAAGTCAACAAAAAATGCCATGAGCATATCTGCATGAACCAGTCTTGCTTATGGGCTAAGGATGGTCTTTTTAAGTGGAGCTGGGCAAAGGCGAGATGCAGAAAAGttgggaaagaaagaaaactgtCAAATTGCAACTGGATTCCACTGAAATCCCTGGAGCATTGCTAACTACTAATTGGCTAAGAGAAAACTCTGGTATAATTGTATCACCTCGATATAACGTTAAAGTTAATAAAGCtttacttatttttttaaaaaaaaactccctaaAAGGAAACTGAAAATCAGATTGTCAAAGCACTCGATTTGAATATGGCGTTTTGCCGTTAAGGCCGACTCCAACAAAGACTTCTTTTTTGCCGTATCCCTGTGCCTCCGTACAATTGCTGCTCTCCAACGCCGGTAAACCACTCCAACAGAGACTGCATTTTTGCTTTTGTCGGTGCTACAGGGATACGGCATCGACATTTCATCAGCAAATTTGCCGCTGAGTTGGGGGCTCCCGTATCACTGTTCCTGAGTATGCGTGTGGGTCtggggaaggaggagaggaatgaaaggtaggaaatagagtGTCTGTtggagatactgtaatagtattagagaatgttgtaatagtgttatagagaaTGAATTTTTTAGAGTTTCTATTGGACATGGCCTAAGAGACTCGGAAGATGTCACCTAGAGGCGCTAGATGTGTCTGACAAAATCAAACAATTCAGGATTGCTTGGAGACTAGCAGAAGGCAGTGGCCGCTGCCATCAGGGCGGTAGCACTGTAGCCAGGAGGTGCTTGTAGCTCGAACTGGCTCGCCCTGGAGATTGGTCTTCTGGAGGATGAGGATGGAAGTAGATAACGTCTGGAGCTCGGCAGCACTCCGACGATGCGAGGCACAAAGCAGAGGAGGCGCTCATGGCCACGCCCAACAGCTTTCCTTCGCGGGcgagattcccgtcgtgaagggattctcgttcccttcagcactccaacggtttccctttacggtttccttcacgacgggatttttatgatcattcccttcagaacgggattctctcttctttaccttcacgattcccctcgaagggaaggtgttagagatgagagaaaataaaaggaatgtgAACGGGGAAGAGAATCCaaaagggaatatggttggagatgatcttatttGAGATGCCGACCACACTTTGGTCCATGGTAGCCGTCCGATCAGAGACTTGCGGTCCGGATTGGATGGAACCGCCCTCGGACTTCCTTCTGGCTCGGGAGCCGGAGGGCGGAGGCTGGCCAGGTGGACCGGGCGAGCATGGCGCCGCGGCGGAGCTCGCCGGTCGTAGACGCAGGCAGCCTCATCTCGCCGCTGCTTGCTCCAAGAAGAGCTCGCTCGCTCTGGCCACGCAGGGAAAGGTGGCTGGCAAGCCGGATAGCTCCGGGAGCTGCGCGAGAGTCGAGACAGTCGGGTCCACCTACCTCGCCGCCACCTTCCTCTTCGTCTTCACTGGCGCGGCCTATCTCCCTCTGGATGCTACTCGCCATTGGCCTGTTCTCTGATCAACAGTTCGACTGGTGATTCAGAACTGGTGCAAGGGCTAGCTGCTTGTCCTTGGCATCCATGGGCACTTGTCTCAGTGTTGCTCATGCAGCAACAGGCAGTGAGCCAAACACAGTGTTACCTGAATCCtgtgtagaattttttttcgaaTCGGAAACCGAATCTTAAGTCTTTCGACACCTTTATCGAATTTTAAATTGTATTTCGTGTGTCTAAATTTTCTTTGTTGAATCGAACACCCTAATTCGATTGGGATTCCGACACAGACATCCGTGTCCAAGTTACACTGAGCCAAACACAGTATGCAAAACCATGCCTGCTAGTATCAAGTTTTTCATCTTTGTTATCCTGTATGAGCAATTGCTGTTGTCAGATGAGTAGAGGAGTATCAACTAAAAAAACAAGATCCTCGCAGAATGACAAGGACGCAGAAGGTTCAAATTTCTGGTTCCTATGTCATGTCCAGCCCAGGCCAAGAAATGGATTGAGCAAGCACGTATTATCGATGGATCGAAGCTAGCAAGCAGTATGGCTTGTTTTAATCTTCCTGGGAAATTAAACATGAGAATGAACCCATTTCCTGTCCATGGTCTGCAGTCCGACAGGATTTCTTTGTTCCTGAACCAtttttcagtgccagttcaggATTCAGAGGCCATCTtcacgcgccgccgccgtcgcaatCGGCCATATCCGAGCTCATCGGACGGACCTTCGAGTTCGCCGCAGCAGGGATCATGATGTTAACACCCCACCCCCTGCCACCGTTCGACCACCGGTgttcgccgtcgccgcccgccgGACTGCCTCTACTTTATGCGATTCAGGGTTTTATACGGAGAATATCGATCCAtctttgggttttttttttttttttgctaaaattaATAATCGCGATCCAAACAAGGGGTTATATGCAAATATTTAAATCATTGTTAATAATCACGAACCAATATAAGGGTATTTATGTAAATATCCGGATTGCGATTATGGCACTGATTAGTTGTTGTATAGGAGGATCCTGCCACGTCGAATGGCACTTATAATCTTAACAAGAACATGTTTGACTGTTTTAGTTTGAATCAATAggtacaaatatatatttttaatttaatctagatgcaaactctcaACTTGGTCTGATAGATATAAGTTTTTTATCTACTCATACAGACACTCATTTAttagtgtcataaaatcatatttatataaatatttaattataatcataactatTACATCCGCTCATACGTCCTCATATTTAATTAACTAAACATAAATTCAGATTAATATGTTCAGACAGGTATTAACaaccaaatattatttttttaataaatattactCCGTTGAACCTATATATACAGTTTATTTGAGCACCCAATCAGACGCGATCCCGTTTAGGGGTGTCTTTGCAAAACCAGTTGACAACGGTCCACTCTGAGGCAGGCTGCCCATTCCCGTTGGATCTATGATACACGGATCAGGTTGAGTCACCGGTCGTACGGGTCAACGAGCTCCTTCCCCGCCACTCGAAAGAAAAAAACTCCCACCTCC from the Phragmites australis chromosome 19, lpPhrAust1.1, whole genome shotgun sequence genome contains:
- the LOC133900026 gene encoding 1-acyl-sn-glycerol-3-phosphate acyltransferase PLS1 — protein: MAIPLVLVVLPIGLLFLLSGLIVNTIQAILFVTIRPFSKSFYRRINVFLAELLWLQLVWVVDWWAGVKVQLHADEETYRSMGKEYALIISNHRSDIDWLIGWILAQRSGCLGSALAVMKKSSKFLPVIGWSMWFAEYLFLERSWAKDEKTLKWGLQRLNDFPRPFWLALFVEGTRFTPAKLLAAQEYAASQGLPAPRNVLIPRTKGFVSAVSIMRDFVPAIYDTTVIIPKDSPQPTMLRILKGQSSVVHVRVKRHAMSEMPKSDEDVSKWCKDIFVAKDALLDKHLATSTFDEEIRQIGRPVKSLLVTLFWSCLLLYGAIEFFKWTQLLSTWRGVGFTAAGMALVTGIMHVFIMFSQAERSSSARAAQNRIKKD